The following proteins are encoded in a genomic region of Bernardetia sp. MNP-M8:
- a CDS encoding DUF1572 family protein produces MTLNQTLRTLFERDIQRVKLEIESYKNEENMWKLDGEILNSAGNLCLHLIGNLNHFIGAEIGKTGYIRQRELEFSQKNIPKKELVEKLEEVIKIVDTSIRSLGEEELHAETAIPKFIEKQTNAFLLLHLHAHLNYHLGQINYHRRLLDK; encoded by the coding sequence ATGACACTCAACCAAACCTTACGCACACTTTTTGAAAGAGATATACAAAGAGTGAAACTAGAAATTGAGAGCTACAAAAACGAAGAAAATATGTGGAAATTAGATGGAGAAATCCTCAATTCTGCTGGAAATCTTTGTTTGCATCTTATCGGAAATCTAAATCATTTTATTGGTGCAGAAATCGGAAAAACAGGCTATATCAGACAAAGAGAATTAGAGTTTTCTCAAAAAAATATTCCTAAAAAAGAGTTAGTTGAAAAATTAGAAGAGGTCATCAAAATTGTTGATACTTCAATAAGATCTTTGGGTGAAGAAGAATTACATGCAGAAACTGCTATTCCAAAATTCATAGAAAAACAAACCAACGCTTTTTTGCTTTTACACTTACACGCTCATCTCAACTACCATTTAGGACAAATCAACTATCATAGACGATTATTAGACAAATAA
- a CDS encoding PIN domain-containing protein: MKDNTAIICVVTEGEIYSLATRNGWGERKIKLLDELLENYIVADIHSKDVTKMYAQIDAFSQGRLKTMQSNFSARNMSKNDIWIAAVSTILDAILITTDNDFDHLDPNFLKCIKVKSNL; encoded by the coding sequence TTGAAAGATAATACAGCAATTATATGTGTAGTTACAGAAGGAGAAATATATTCTTTAGCTACTAGAAATGGTTGGGGAGAAAGAAAAATAAAGTTATTAGATGAATTGCTAGAAAATTATATAGTTGCAGATATTCATTCAAAAGATGTTACCAAAATGTATGCTCAAATAGATGCTTTTAGTCAAGGTAGATTAAAAACAATGCAAAGTAATTTTTCAGCTCGCAATATGAGCAAGAATGATATTTGGATAGCTGCTGTTTCAACTATATTAGATGCCATACTTATTACTACTGATAATGATTTTGACCATTTAGACCCCAATTTTTTGAAATGTATCAAAGTTAAATCCAATTTATAA
- a CDS encoding DUF5103 domain-containing protein produces MKFKLTLFTVLLAIICISNTVFAQNTETYYDDMSFKTEDFIYDPYIKTVRLYPNQQPSQAAQLEQPIIPLSQQTPLLLTFDELASDARVYKAQIIRCESDWTESSLPAMEYLNVYNDFLIRDYDFSINTKVPFVHYKFQIPKVKISGNYVVKVFYQDEENLILTKRFMVFEEKTSIGFEQIPSVGGENSLIYQQFKLSVNYTGVKGVVNPNTQFEVVVRQNYRWGNAIYDLKPTFVKDFQKTLEFSSLTESQRFLGSNEFRLFDIRTQRKFGWGVDSVRYQKNSDHVFLQKEKSRANLAYGTRLEDFNGQFYIENSQRAEQSETEADYAYVNFVLKSQKLDNNVYIIGGLTDWRINPLFKMNYVNKGGYYTAEVLLKQGIYNYFYTTVNDKKEIDYSPLENNYRQTENAYDVLIYYRPMSSRTDYLVGYRKI; encoded by the coding sequence ATGAAATTTAAACTCACACTATTTACAGTTTTATTAGCAATTATTTGTATTTCAAATACAGTTTTTGCTCAAAATACAGAAACCTATTATGATGATATGTCTTTCAAAACGGAAGATTTTATCTATGATCCATATATCAAAACGGTTCGGCTTTATCCAAATCAACAACCTTCACAGGCTGCTCAATTAGAGCAGCCAATTATACCACTTTCACAGCAAACTCCGTTACTTCTCACTTTTGATGAGTTGGCAAGTGATGCACGAGTATATAAAGCTCAAATTATTCGTTGTGAATCGGATTGGACTGAAAGCAGTCTTCCAGCTATGGAATATTTGAATGTCTATAATGATTTTTTAATACGTGATTATGATTTTTCTATCAATACGAAAGTGCCTTTTGTGCATTATAAATTTCAAATCCCAAAAGTAAAAATTTCAGGGAATTATGTAGTAAAAGTATTTTATCAAGATGAAGAAAACCTAATTCTGACAAAACGATTTATGGTTTTTGAGGAAAAAACAAGTATTGGTTTTGAGCAAATTCCATCTGTGGGTGGAGAAAATTCTCTTATCTATCAACAGTTCAAACTTTCAGTAAATTATACAGGTGTGAAAGGTGTAGTAAACCCAAATACACAATTTGAAGTAGTTGTAAGGCAAAATTATCGTTGGGGAAATGCGATTTATGACTTGAAACCTACTTTTGTAAAAGACTTTCAAAAAACATTAGAGTTTAGTTCTCTAACCGAATCTCAGCGTTTTTTGGGGAGTAATGAATTTAGATTATTTGATATTCGAACACAAAGAAAATTTGGTTGGGGAGTAGATAGTGTGCGTTATCAAAAAAATAGCGACCACGTTTTCCTTCAAAAAGAAAAATCAAGAGCAAATCTAGCTTATGGAACTCGCTTAGAAGATTTCAATGGACAATTTTATATAGAAAACAGCCAAAGAGCAGAGCAATCTGAAACAGAAGCTGATTATGCGTATGTAAATTTTGTATTGAAATCTCAAAAATTAGATAACAATGTGTATATAATTGGAGGCTTGACAGATTGGAGAATAAATCCACTCTTCAAGATGAATTACGTGAATAAAGGTGGATATTATACAGCAGAAGTTTTATTGAAACAAGGAATTTATAATTATTTCTACACAACTGTAAATGACAAAAAAGAAATAGATTATTCACCTTTAGAAAACAATTATAGACAAACTGAAAATGCGTATGATGTTTTGATTTATTACCGTCCGATGAGTAGCAGAACAGATTATTTGGTGGGGTATCGTAAGATTTGA
- a CDS encoding SDR family oxidoreductase, protein MENEKPTYAHPMMREDALKGKTIVITGGGTGLGRSMGTYFLKLGANLVITSRKLDVLEATAKEMEEETGGTVLPLACDVRDYDQIEKMLKDSVERFGSVDGLLNNAAGNFISPTERLSHRAYDTIVDIVLKGTYYCTLAFGKYWIESGKADNYANPKTVLSIVTTYAETGSGYVVPSATSKAGVVALTKSLAVEWAKYGIRFNGIAPGAFPTKGAWERLMPKNLQDKFDIKKRVPAKRVGDHQELANLAAYLISDYSSYINGQIITIDGGEVAQGSGQFSMLEHVPQEMWDMVEQMTRSAKSS, encoded by the coding sequence ATGGAAAACGAAAAACCAACCTACGCACATCCTATGATGCGTGAAGATGCACTCAAAGGAAAAACTATTGTTATTACAGGTGGTGGAACAGGTTTAGGTCGTTCGATGGGAACATATTTTTTAAAATTAGGAGCTAACCTTGTCATTACAAGCCGTAAATTAGATGTTTTGGAAGCAACAGCTAAGGAAATGGAAGAAGAAACAGGTGGAACTGTACTTCCTTTAGCGTGTGATGTACGTGATTACGACCAAATCGAAAAAATGCTTAAAGATTCTGTTGAAAGATTTGGAAGTGTTGATGGTCTTCTCAATAATGCAGCAGGAAATTTTATCAGTCCAACAGAAAGATTATCGCATCGTGCTTATGATACAATTGTTGATATTGTTTTGAAAGGAACATATTATTGTACCCTTGCTTTCGGAAAATACTGGATTGAATCAGGAAAGGCTGATAATTATGCTAACCCTAAGACAGTTTTGAGTATCGTAACTACGTATGCTGAGACAGGTTCAGGTTATGTTGTTCCTTCGGCTACTTCTAAAGCTGGTGTAGTGGCTCTTACTAAGTCTTTGGCTGTAGAATGGGCAAAATATGGCATTCGTTTCAATGGTATTGCTCCAGGGGCATTTCCTACAAAAGGAGCTTGGGAACGCTTGATGCCAAAAAATTTACAAGACAAATTTGATATTAAAAAGCGTGTTCCTGCCAAACGAGTAGGTGACCATCAAGAATTGGCTAACCTTGCAGCTTATCTTATCTCTGATTATTCATCTTATATCAATGGTCAGATTATTACGATTGATGGAGGCGAAGTAGCACAAGGTTCGGGACAGTTTTCTATGTTAGAACACGTTCCTCAAGAAATGTGGGATATGGTAGAACAAATGACTCGTAGCGCAAAAAGTAGTTAA
- a CDS encoding isochorismatase family protein, protein MQIKKDDSLLLFIDVQEKLFPHIDKHFELEKKLNQLVEGMQVLDIPIIVTEQYTKGLGKTIESVSKNLNDVPTFEKMTFSCMRNPELAAAIEQSGKRTIILAGIEAHICVLQTALDLCAEGFDVALVLDAVGSRSEENKSISVLRLQNKVAFTSVESVLFELCELAGTEEFKAISRIIK, encoded by the coding sequence ATGCAAATCAAAAAAGACGATAGCCTTTTACTTTTCATTGATGTACAAGAAAAATTATTTCCTCATATAGACAAGCATTTTGAATTAGAAAAAAAACTCAATCAACTTGTTGAAGGAATGCAGGTTTTAGATATTCCAATTATTGTTACAGAACAATACACAAAAGGATTAGGAAAAACCATCGAATCTGTTTCTAAGAACTTAAATGATGTTCCTACTTTCGAAAAAATGACTTTTAGTTGTATGCGAAATCCAGAACTTGCAGCAGCCATCGAACAAAGTGGAAAAAGAACAATCATTTTAGCAGGAATAGAAGCGCATATTTGTGTTCTTCAAACAGCTTTAGACTTGTGTGCAGAAGGATTTGATGTTGCTTTGGTTCTAGATGCAGTGGGTTCTAGAAGTGAAGAAAATAAAAGTATTTCGGTGTTGAGATTACAAAATAAAGTAGCTTTTACAAGTGTAGAATCTGTACTTTTTGAGCTTTGTGAGTTGGCAGGAACGGAAGAATTTAAAGCTATTTCTAGGATTATTAAATAG
- a CDS encoding AAA family ATPase — protein sequence MFTKFRVRNFKTHLDTEIELKDLTLLIGSNNSGKTNLLKAISFFSEIVRGNFYERNDDIFYEDLLSYRHSLHNEDIILECSSLIKHENKNIFFSYKLSIYEPPFDQTVKLSEKLTLILDNETLNFENKDCDIYSLKLHELIGEDYLKINNTFSFKHKVYSQIKSIANIYYFNFYPQLLRDYSELDKNISLTFNEANRIDIANFDELFVSIFVHIKDNEKNSYNKFMSYLRSFEPSLISLEIQDSELVWQFDLGNHRLVSFNADDISDGLLKATAISLLCSLEKKPAVIMLEEIENGINQSKIQEFLGWLKHVSDNGKNTQFILTSHSPSVIREFSDNLNSVYTVHLKRKKGYVSEVTNLNEALKMINRLGGLKEETVEEVDGVLHIRKYALTELFYDGILGEL from the coding sequence ATGTTTACCAAATTTAGAGTACGAAATTTCAAGACTCATTTAGATACAGAAATAGAACTAAAAGACCTTACTTTATTGATCGGTTCGAATAACTCTGGAAAAACCAATCTTTTGAAAGCAATTAGTTTTTTTTCGGAGATTGTTAGAGGTAATTTCTATGAAAGAAATGATGATATTTTTTATGAAGATTTGCTAAGTTATAGGCATAGTTTACATAATGAAGATATTATTTTAGAATGTAGTTCACTAATAAAGCATGAAAATAAAAATATATTTTTTAGTTATAAATTAAGCATATATGAACCTCCTTTTGATCAAACAGTGAAACTATCCGAAAAACTTACTTTAATTTTAGATAATGAAACATTAAATTTTGAGAATAAAGATTGTGATATATACTCTTTAAAACTACATGAATTAATAGGAGAAGATTATTTAAAAATTAATAATACTTTTAGCTTTAAGCATAAAGTTTATAGTCAAATTAAATCTATTGCGAATATTTACTACTTTAATTTTTATCCTCAATTACTTAGAGATTATAGCGAATTAGATAAAAATATTTCTTTAACATTTAATGAAGCTAATAGAATAGATATTGCTAATTTTGATGAATTGTTTGTATCTATATTTGTTCACATTAAAGACAATGAAAAAAACTCTTATAACAAATTTATGTCTTATTTGAGGAGTTTTGAGCCTAGTTTGATAAGTTTAGAAATACAAGATAGTGAGTTAGTTTGGCAGTTTGATTTAGGAAACCATAGATTAGTAAGTTTTAATGCCGATGATATTTCAGATGGATTATTGAAAGCTACTGCTATATCATTACTTTGTTCATTAGAAAAAAAACCTGCTGTAATAATGTTAGAAGAAATTGAAAATGGAATTAATCAAAGTAAAATTCAAGAGTTTTTAGGTTGGCTTAAACATGTTTCTGATAATGGAAAAAATACACAGTTTATCCTTACTTCTCATAGTCCTTCCGTGATTCGTGAGTTTTCAGATAATTTGAATTCTGTTTATACAGTTCATTTAAAAAGAAAAAAGGGTTATGTAAGTGAAGTTACCAATCTGAATGAAGCCTTAAAAATGATAAATCGTTTGGGAGGATTAAAAGAAGAAACGGTTGAGGAAGTGGATGGAGTTTTACACATTCGTAAATATGCCCTTACCGAGCTTTTTTATGACGGAATTTTGGGAGAATTATAA
- the rnhA gene encoding ribonuclease HI, translated as MIEMYTDGAAQGNPGRGGYGTVLMAKSLGLRKEFSAGFRCTTNNRMELLAVIIGLEALKKPNMKVKVYSDSKYVVDAVEKKWVLGWEKKNFINKGEPRLNADLWKRFLEIYRKHQVTFQWVKGHAGIPENERCDELAVAAASNSNLPADEYYEKHQMK; from the coding sequence ATGATAGAAATGTACACCGACGGAGCAGCACAAGGAAACCCAGGGCGAGGAGGATATGGAACAGTTTTGATGGCTAAATCGCTAGGATTACGAAAAGAATTTTCAGCAGGTTTTCGCTGTACAACCAACAATAGAATGGAACTTTTGGCTGTCATTATCGGATTAGAAGCACTCAAAAAACCAAATATGAAAGTAAAAGTTTATTCTGATTCGAAATATGTAGTGGATGCAGTAGAAAAAAAATGGGTATTGGGGTGGGAGAAAAAAAACTTTATTAATAAAGGAGAACCACGCCTAAATGCAGACCTTTGGAAACGTTTTTTAGAGATTTATAGAAAACATCAAGTAACTTTTCAATGGGTAAAAGGACACGCAGGAATTCCAGAAAATGAGCGTTGTGATGAATTAGCTGTGGCTGCTGCTTCAAACTCAAATCTTCCTGCTGATGAATATTATGAAAAACATCAAATGAAGTAA
- a CDS encoding DUF1622 domain-containing protein, giving the protein MELIRHYIHYVAISIEVLGILTIILGIFYAFFLALTKTNQDKYTLVRQKIGKAILLGLEILVAADIISTIVTEPTLNQVLTLGLIVLIRTFLSLSLQVELEGRFPWQRKDIEKEISEIESN; this is encoded by the coding sequence ATGGAATTAATTAGACATTATATTCATTACGTAGCCATTTCTATTGAGGTTTTGGGGATTTTGACGATTATTTTAGGAATTTTTTATGCCTTTTTTCTTGCTCTGACCAAAACCAATCAAGATAAATATACGCTTGTCAGACAAAAAATTGGAAAGGCTATTTTATTAGGTTTAGAAATTTTGGTGGCTGCTGATATTATTTCTACTATCGTAACCGAACCTACTCTAAATCAAGTTCTTACTTTAGGATTAATTGTTTTGATTCGTACTTTTTTAAGCCTTTCTTTGCAAGTAGAACTAGAAGGTCGTTTCCCTTGGCAACGTAAAGACATAGAAAAAGAAATTTCTGAAATTGAATCTAATTGA